The genomic window ATCAATCCACTCTTCTAAAATCGGCAATTGTTGTTTCAATTTAATACAACCGCCTCGAACTGACCCCGTGAGGTCTCTTTCAAAACAGCCTGATTTGAGGTGAACCGATAGCATTCGGATTGCTTGGTCTTCACCGACTTGCACGGTAATATCCGTTCCATAACGAACATCACCCACATCTAAGGCTTCATAATCGGGATTTTGCTCAACTCTAATGCCTTGACGCATCGCAAACCCGGTTCGCTGAGGATGAGTGCGACGAGAGAAAAAGAACTGATAATCGGCTTCATCGAAAACTTTTCGGGCTGCTTCTACGCCATCGACTTCTTGTAAGGCAATCACATCTGCATCTAATAATTCCGCGTAATCTTGCAGTTGACGAAAATCTTTATTGGAGTTCGGTCTGAGGTTTTCAATATTCCAAGTGGCGATCTTGAGTGAGGTGGAATTCTCAGCAGCGATCGCGGGGAGAGAAAAGTAAACTAAAATACCTAAAATAAAACTGAAAGTACTGGTCAGGAATAGCGAGGGTTTCATCGGCAATCAACATTAGAGAAGATAGGTTTAATTATTACGGGTATTGATAAAAAAAGCAGTGTGATTACAACCGAAAAAGAAGCGGAATTCGTCACTCAAAACCGTAACGGAACATACTGAAAAATGGAGCAATTTTGAGGTGAATTCTTTGTGAAGAGCAGGGATCAAAAAAGTGATCATTGCGGTAATAGAAAATCCAAAAGATAATCACACCCGGTCTCCAAGCATAATCTATGGAAATTTTTGGGGATTAAAGCACTCGCAGAATCCGATTTGCGAGGAGACAGTGGAATTGGTCTAATGGAAGATAGATAAGTTGATCATGTTAAAACAGAATGGACGTTAAACAAGGCTTTGTTGGTACAGTTGGGAATACGCCCCTCATCCGTCTCAACCGCTTAAGCGACGAGACGGGTTGCGAAATTTTAGGAAAAGCAGAATTCCTGAATCCTGGCGGATCCGTTAAAGATCGCGCCGCCCTCTATATCATTAAAGATGCAGAAGAAAAAGGCTTACTCAAACCCGGCGGAACCGTAGTGGAGGGAACCGCTGGCAATACTGGCATTGGTTTAGCCCATATCTGCAATGCCAAGGGCTATAAATGCCTGATTATTATTCCCGAAACCCAATCTCAAGAAAAAATTGATGCGTTACGAACCCTCGGGGCAGAAGTCCGGACGGTTCCGGCGGTTCCCTATCGCGATCCCAACAATTATATTAAAGTTTCAGGACGCCTGGCAGAAGAAACAGAAAATGCAATTTGGGCCAACCAGTTTGATAATGTAGCCAACCGACGAGCCCACTATGAAACCACGGGTCCCGAAATTTGGCGACAAACTGAGGGTCAAGTCAATGTTTGGGTTGCATCGACCGGAACCGGTGGCACCTATGCCGGGGCTTCGATGTTCTTTAAGGAAGTCAACCCGCAGATTCAATGTATCGTTGCCGATCCCATGGGGAGTGGTTTATACAGTTATGTAAAAACGGGTGAGATTCATACGGAAGGGGGTTCAATCACTGAAGGGATTGGGAATAGTCGGATTACGGCAAATATGCAGGGCGCACCAGCTGATGATGCAATTCAAATTGATGACCCCACCTGTGTCAAAATGATTTATCAGTTGCTCCATAAAGAAGGACTCTTTATGGGGGGTTCTGTGGGCATTAATGTGGCAGCGGCTTACCAATTAGCCAAACAAATGGGTCCCGGTCAAACCATTGTTACCGTCCTTTGCGATAGTGGCACGCGCTATCAGTCTCGTTTGTATAACAAGCAATGGTTAGCGGAAAAAGGTTTGCTCGCTGGCGTCGAACAATATTTTTAGTGAGACAGACACTTGAGGAGAGAGGGTGTTGAATAACAAATGACTAATGACCAATGACCAATTCTAATCCTCGGCAAGTGGCGTTGTATGCGCTGCGTGATGTAATTTTAAAAGGCGCTTATGCAGAAGTAGCGCTCGATCGCGCTTTATCTCAATCGACCCTCTCCTCCCAAAATTATGGCTTAGCGAGTGAGTTGGTCTATGGTATTGTCCGGCGACAACGCACCCTCGATGCCCTCATTGATCAATTTGCTAGTAAACCTACCTCTCAACAACCGCCCAAACTCCGCTTAATTCTGCAACTGGGCTTCTATCAACTGCGCTATCTCACACAGGTTCCCCCCTCAGCGGCGGTGGATACGAGTGTAGAACTAGCAAAAAGTAATGGTTTAGGGAAACTCTCCGGGGTGGTGAATGGCATTTTACGCCAATATATTCGGCAACGAGACAGCAAGGGCGATCCTTTACAGTTACCGGATGACACGATTCAGAAACTGGGAATTCAACATAGCTTTCCCGATTGGATTATCCAACTCTGGTGTAATGAGTTTGGCGAAGCAACAGCCGATCAGTTAGGACATTGGTTTAATCAATCTCCCACCCTTGATTTAAGAATTAATCCCTTACAAACCACCCGAGAAACTGTAGAAAAAGCCTTAACAGAAGCGAAGATTGCTTATTCTCCCTTACCGTTTGTTCCCTTGGGGTTAAGACTCTCCTCTGGTGTCGGCAAAATCGAACAGCTTCCCGGGTTTAGGGAAGGGTGGTGGACAGTTCAAGATTTTAGCGCCCAGTTGGTCAGTTATTTATTATCACCGCAAGCAGGAGAAACAGTGATTGATGCTTGTGCCGCACCGGGTGGGAAAACCACTCATATCGCAGAATTAATGGCAGATGAGGGGAAGATTTGGGCCTGCGATCGCGCGGCGAGTCGTCTGAAAAAGGTGACTAACAATGCCCAACGCCTCCAACTACATTCCGTAGAAACTTGTGTTGGCGATGCGCGAGACTTGTCTCAATTTGAAAATACAGCAGATCGCGTTTTAATTGATGCCCCTTGTTCCGGTTTGGGAACCCTCCACCGACGCGCGGATCTCCGCTGGCGACAAACCCCAGAAAATCTCGTTGAGTTAGCCAACTTGCAACAAGAAATCTTAACCGCAGCGGCAACCTGGGTCAAACCCAACGGAGTTTTAGTGTACGCTACTTGTACGCTTAATCCCTTAGAAAATGAAGAGGTAATACAAGCGTTTTTAACGAATCATCGGCAATGGCAAATTGAATCGCCGCCAGAGTCGTTTCCGGCGCCATCCTTGATTTCTCCGTCCGGTTGGTTAAAAGTGATTCCCACGGAACACAACAGCGATGGCTTTTTTATGGTCAGATTGAGACACACCAAAATTTAGAATAGTAATTCACAACCGAAAAGTACCGATCACGCCTTCCCATCCCAAAAACCCGATTGCCTC from Cyanobacteria bacterium GSL.Bin1 includes these protein-coding regions:
- a CDS encoding cysteine synthase A, with protein sequence MDVKQGFVGTVGNTPLIRLNRLSDETGCEILGKAEFLNPGGSVKDRAALYIIKDAEEKGLLKPGGTVVEGTAGNTGIGLAHICNAKGYKCLIIIPETQSQEKIDALRTLGAEVRTVPAVPYRDPNNYIKVSGRLAEETENAIWANQFDNVANRRAHYETTGPEIWRQTEGQVNVWVASTGTGGTYAGASMFFKEVNPQIQCIVADPMGSGLYSYVKTGEIHTEGGSITEGIGNSRITANMQGAPADDAIQIDDPTCVKMIYQLLHKEGLFMGGSVGINVAAAYQLAKQMGPGQTIVTVLCDSGTRYQSRLYNKQWLAEKGLLAGVEQYF
- a CDS encoding 16S rRNA (cytosine(967)-C(5))-methyltransferase, encoding MTNSNPRQVALYALRDVILKGAYAEVALDRALSQSTLSSQNYGLASELVYGIVRRQRTLDALIDQFASKPTSQQPPKLRLILQLGFYQLRYLTQVPPSAAVDTSVELAKSNGLGKLSGVVNGILRQYIRQRDSKGDPLQLPDDTIQKLGIQHSFPDWIIQLWCNEFGEATADQLGHWFNQSPTLDLRINPLQTTRETVEKALTEAKIAYSPLPFVPLGLRLSSGVGKIEQLPGFREGWWTVQDFSAQLVSYLLSPQAGETVIDACAAPGGKTTHIAELMADEGKIWACDRAASRLKKVTNNAQRLQLHSVETCVGDARDLSQFENTADRVLIDAPCSGLGTLHRRADLRWRQTPENLVELANLQQEILTAAATWVKPNGVLVYATCTLNPLENEEVIQAFLTNHRQWQIESPPESFPAPSLISPSGWLKVIPTEHNSDGFFMVRLRHTKI